A part of Gossypium arboreum isolate Shixiya-1 unplaced genomic scaffold, ASM2569848v2 Contig00238, whole genome shotgun sequence genomic DNA contains:
- the LOC128288605 gene encoding protein TIC 214-like, with product MMILKSFIPGNLISLYMTIINSVVMVGLYYGFLTTLSIGPSYIFLLRARFMEEGEEGTEKRVSATTGFIAGQLMMFISIYYVPLHLALGKPHTITVLALPYLLFHFFWNNHKDFFDHRRPTRNSMRNLSIQCVFLNNLIIQLFNHFILPSSMLARLVNIYMFRCNNNMLFVTSSFVGWLIGHILLMKWVGLVLVWIQQNNLIRSNVLIRSNKYLVSEFRNSMARIFSILLFITCVYYLGRIPSPILTKKLKGISEPEEVGESEEERNIEIETISEGGGANQKQGTEENTSSSLFSEEEVDPSKIDETEKLRVTGKKKKKNKGRIPLSF from the coding sequence atgatgattttaaaatcttttatacCAGGGAATCTAATATCCTTATACATGACGATAATCAATTCGGTCGTTATGGTCGGACTCTATTATGGATTTCTGACCACACTATCCATAGGTCCCTCTTATATCTTCCTTCTACGAGCTCGGTTTATGGAAGAAGGAGAAGAAGGAACCGAGAAGAGAGTATCAGCAACAACTGGGTTTATTGCAGGCCAGCTCATGATGTTCATATCAATCTACTATGTACCTCTGCATTTAGCATTGGGTAAACCTCATACAATAACTGTCCTAGCTCTACCGTATCTTTTGTTTCATTTCTTCTGGAACAATCACAAAGACTTTTTTGATCATAGACGTCCTACCAGAAATTCAATGCGTAATCTTAGCATTCAATGTGTATTcctgaataatctcattattcaatTATTCAACCATTTCATTTTACCAAGTTCAATGTTAGCCAGATTAGTCAACATCTATATGTTTCGATGCAACAACAATATGTTATTTGTAACAAGTAGTTTTGTTGGTTGGTTAATTGGTCATATTTTATTGATGAAATGGGTTGGGTTGGTATTAGTCTGGATacaacaaaataatttaattaggtCTAATGTACTTATTCGATCTAATAAGTATCTTGTATCAGAATTTAGAAATTCTATGGCTCGAATCTTTAGTATTCTGTTATTTATTACCTGTGTTTACTATTTAGGCAGAATACCGTCACCCATTCTAACTAAGAAACTGAAAGGAATTTCCGAACCGGAAGAAGTGGGGGAAAGTGAGGAAGAAAGAAACATAGAAATAGAAACTATTTCCGAGGGGGGAGGGGCTAACCAGAAACAGGGGACCGAAGAAAATACTTCTTCTTCCCTTTTTTCGGAGGAAGAGGTGGATCCGAGCAAAATCGACGAAACAGAAAAGCTACGAGTGactggaaagaaaaaaaaaaaaaataaagggcgAATTCCACTTTCGTTTTAA